From the genome of Syntrophus gentianae:
GATCAGGGGATGATGACCATCGCACAGAATAAGGAGAGCTCCGTCGTCTTCGGAATGCCGGGAGAAGCCATCGGGATGAATGCCGCATCCTACATTCTGCCGCCCGAGAGAATCGCCCAGATGCTTATAAAACTCAGTTCAAGGAGGTAATTCCAGGTCCGGATCAAAGAGGGAATCGAGGCGGCGAGGCAGAAACGGTACCAACTTAGACGCTTTGAGACGGAAGGGAATAAATTCGAGACCCATGGACCGATTCAGGATCGCCACCTACAATGTAAATTCCATTCGTTCCCGTCTTCCCATCGTTATTTCCTGGCTTAAGGAATATCGGCCGGATGTCTTCTGCATGCAGGAGACGAAAGTGGCGGATGACCGGTTTCCCGCCGAGGCCTTTTCGGATATCGGCTATTCCATCGTTTTTCGGGGGAATAAACAGTACAACGGTGTGGCGGTCGCTTCTCGGGAAGAGCCCGAACGCGTTTTAGTCGGCTTGAATGCCGGGGGCGAAGATTCCGCTGAAGACCGGCTGATTGCCGTCCGCTGTTCCAAGGTATGGGTGATCAATACCTACGTCCCTCAAGGGCGGGATAAGGAAAACCCCCAGTTCGCCTACAAACTTCAGTGGTACGATCGTTTCCGGGAATTTCTCGAAAAAAACTGGTCGTCGGACGACTCCCTGATCTGGTGCGGCGATCTCAATGTAGCCCCGGAAAGCATCGACGTCCATGATCCCAAGCGGCTTCTGGGCCATGTCTGCTTTACGCCTGAGGTGTGGGATGCCTTCGCCCGGGTGAAGTCCTGGGGGCTGGAGGATCTCTTCCGGAAGTTCCATCCCGGCGAGCCGCAAAACTACACGTTTTTCGATTACCGCGTTCCCCGGTCGGTGGAAAGGAAACTGGGCTGGCGTATTGACCACATCCTCGCCACCCCCGTCCTTGCCGAGCGCTGCAACGGCTGCACCATCGATCTCAATTCGCGATTGGCCGAAAAACCATCGGACCACGTAATTCTCTTTGCGGATTTCTTTTGAAATAACGGAGAAAGGAGGAAAATTCAACGCTCTATGGGTGACATCCTGGACATGCTGAAGAAAAATGAAGAAATCGCCAAAAAATTTCTGAAAGTTGAGTCGGCGCTGAATTCTGCGGACACTCCCTCGAAATTGCTGGAAACGCTTCTGAAACAGTTGGAAGTGGAGTTTAACATTCCCTATGTCTGGTTCACGTTTGTGCAGCGGACGGGAAATGAGGATCTGATCCGGCATCTGGCCATGGCGGAAAGCCTCAGGGGGCAGGTGGGCATCCTCGATGAAGCCTCCTTCACGGAGATTCTTCCCCAGAAAAATCTGCCCGTTCTTGCCAATGAGAATCTCCGCCCCTTTTATCGACTGTTTCCACAAACCCGCAAATTCTTTCTCAAATCCATCGCGGTGGTTCCGTTGATTCTAAATGGGCTCTTGATCGGCAGTCTCAATCTTGGAGATGCTTCTCCGGAACGCTATTATCCGGGGATGGATACAAGCCTGCTTCAGCAGCTTGCCGGAAAAGTATCGGAACACCTTGTGCGGATGGTTCCCCCTCCGCGGAAGAAGTCCGGCAAGTCCGGAGTATCTCAGGATCTTACCGGTTCGGAACCCGGGGTTTCAGGATCAGAATCAGAAAAGTAATGACGATCAGGATGGAAAGATTGATCTGCCAGGCGTAGTCGTAAGAACCGAATCGATCATAGATAATTCCGCACAGCAATGGCCCCGCGCTGCCGCCGATACCGGCCGCGAAAAAAGTCAGCACGCCATAAGTCGTTCCTAGGACGCCCAGCCCGAAACGATCGGCCAGCAGGATGGGCATCATCGGGGCGATGGATCCATATCCGAACCCAAAAAACAGCGCGTAAACAAGCAGAATGGTTGTGCTGTGGGCGTTCATCAAAATGGCCGCACCAACAGCCATCATGAAAAAACCGATGCTGGAGGCGTATTTGGCATCGGAAATCCGATCGCTGAACCAGCCAAAGAAAAATCGGCCGAGAATGCTGGCAACTCCGAGAAACCCCAGCGAAGCCGCCGCCGCCATTCGATTGATACCCTGGTCGATTGCGAAGGCCACCTGGTGAACAAAGATGGCCATTTCAGCCATGACGGCAAGGCTGTAACACAGGGCGAGGAGCCAGAATCGTGAGTCCCTGAAGACCTGCGCCAGGGAAAGCGGCTGTTCTGTTGTCCGGGAAGAGGCTGATTTAAGCTTGTCCGTTGAGGAAAGGGGCGTTTCCGAGTGTGACGGATTGGCTTTCGGAAGCTGTCCTTCCGGAAACAATCCTTCCGTATCCGGAGGGGTTTTCTTCATCAGCCCCTGGGCCAGACCCATCACGATGATGAAGATGGAAAGTCCCAGGAAGAGAAACCCCTTCTGCCAGCTTGCCTGAACGATATAGCCAAGCAGGGGGGAGAGAATCATGGTCCCCACCCCGATCCCCACGGAGGCCGTTCCAATGGCTATGCCCCGGTTTGTTGTAAACCATTTCCCTACGGAGGAACCGCAAACGACGACGCCGAAACAGGAGCTTCCCGCCCCGCAGAGAAGCCCGTAAGTGAGATAGTATTGCCAGGGGGATGACACAAAGCCCGTCAGGATCATTCCTGCAGAGGCGAGCGTGGCGCCGATCATCATAATCCGTCGCGGAGCCATCCGATCGAGCAGATAGCCGGAGAAAATCCCGCCGATTCCGTAAGTCAGGATCATCAGGGAGGCGCCCAGGGAAATCACGGAACGGGACCAGCCATATTCTAGGGACATGGGCTTCACAAAGATGCCGAAACAGTAACGGGCACCGTAGTTGATTCCCATGATCAGAAAAGCGCCGAGAACAACGTACCAGCCCCAGTAGAGATTCCGTTTTATGCCCACGATGAAGATCCCTCTCTTGCGTGAAAAGCCTTTGTGACGGGGCATCTTTAGGTCGTAAGAGCCAATTTGTCAATGAAAAAAGAGGTTTATTTCGCAAAGAGGTCTTTACCCCAGGCCCGATCCATGATAAAAAACACAAAATTTAAAGGATATTCGACTAAGCAAGAAAGGGTGACTCCACGGAACATCAGGTAAAAACAACAAGGGGAAAGAAGCGTCTCCCCGCGGTCAGGCCGCCGGAATCCAAACCGCTTGGCAAAGGGCGAAGGCGCGCCGTTTCTTCAACTCATCTGCAACCTTCCATCGAACCTGTCCTGAAGGGTGTTTTTCACCGAATCGGCAAACCGCCGGACGGGGCATTTGTCCCGGATGAATTTCAGCTTCAAGCCCTAGAGGCAATTTCAAGTAATGACTGTCTGGTGATGGCGCCCACCGGTTCCGGAAAAACCTGGATTGCGGAACAGGCGATTCTGTCCGTATTTCAAAGAGGCGGAAGGTGCTGGTATGCCTCGCCGCTGAAGGCGCTGAGCAACGCCAAATGGGTGGAATTCAGCCACAGATTCGGTGCCGAGCACGTGGGAATCCTCACGGGAGACACCAAGGAAAATCCGGATGCGCCCATTATCGTCGGGACAACGGAGATTCTGCGGAATCAGCTTTACGATGTGATGCAGCGGGGGGGGGACCTGCGCTGTGACCTGGTCATTCTGGATGAGGCCCATTATCTCGGCGATCGGGACCGGGGGGTCGTCTGGGAAGAGATCATGATCTACCTGCCCGTGCGCGTGAACCTGCTGCTCCTTTCCGCAACGATTGGGAACGGGGACGAAATCGCCGCCTGGCTTTCCACCACCCGGAAAAAGACCTGTGCCGTGATCCGAGAGGAGAAGAGACCCGTTCCCCTTTTTCCCCTTTTCCTTCATCCCTCGGGCCGCATGATGCCGCTGATGGAAAGCAGGAAATTGTACGGCAAAGTCACGGAATACATCGTGGCCAGAAAGACGCGGCGGCTGGGAAAGTCCGCTGCCCTCGACTTCGGGGAAGTCATCCATCTGATGGAGGCGTACGATCTCCTTCCGGCTATTTTTTTTCTGAAGTCCCGTTCAGAGTGTGATGCCGCCCTGAAATCCTGCACAAGACTTGCCGAGAAGCCCAGCGACGAACGCTTTTATTACGATCTGGAAGAACTCCTCAGCCGTTTCCCCTTTCTACGTCAACACCGGCAGTTGCAATGCCTCATCGATTACCGGGTCGCCGCGCATCATGGCGGGCAGCTTCCGGCGTGGAAGTTTTTTGTGGAAACCATGATGAAGAAGGGACATCTGCGGGCCATCTTTGCAACCTCGACCGTGGCTGCCGGCGTGAATTATCCCGCCCGGACGATCGTTCTTTTTAACTCCGATCTCTTCAACGGTCACGAATTCTGCCCGCTGAGCGGAACGGAGTTTCACCAGATGACCGGCAGGGCCGGACGAAGAGGACTGGATAACATCGGTTTCATGCTCGCCGTGCCGGGAAGATTCATGGATCTGATTCACGTCAAGAAGCTTCTTTACGAGCCCCCTGACGAGATTGTCAGCCAGATCCGAAATGATTTTTCCATGGTTCTGAATCTTCTGCTGTCCCAGACCCCGGAAACGATCCGGGATATCTTTGAGAACTCCCTGGCTTCCTATCAGCACCAGAAACTCAACCTGTGGAAGGAATTTCTGCGACATCTGGAATTCCTGAAAGCCGAGGGATTCGTAGACGCTTCGGACCGGTTGACGGAGAACGGCATCTGGGCGTCACAGTTACGCCTGGATCAACCCCTGCTGATTGCGGAAGGCCTGAGGACACGCGGATTTCCTGAAAAGGATGAGAAACTGCTGGCGGCCCTGGTTGCACCCTTTGTGTATGATTCCGATCAGGAACTCCTCCTGGATAAGCGCAGCATTTCCCGTAAACTCAGCCGGGCCTTTATCCGTTTGGTCCGCAAGCTCGGACCATTGACGGAACGTATGACTGAGTCCGGTTTTCCTGTACAACCCCTCTATTTCTGGACGAGTATCGCGGTGTATGCTTGGGCTTCCGGGGAAGACTGGGATGCCATCCTTGAGCGGCTCGGCGTATCTGATGGGGAAATGGCCATGCTGATTCTTCGGACGGCGGATAATCTACGACAGATTGCTTCCCTTAAAGAGACCCATCCCGAAATGGCGGATTTGGCCATGAAGGCGCGGGATGCCATTCTGAGGGAACCCGTTGTCTTTGAATGGGAGGGCTGAGGGACGGAGGGTTTCGATAAAAGAAAATTCTGTTAAAGACCAATTGAAGCTTGACATATTCCTCCGCATCAGGGTATAAGGCCAAATTCGCATGGAATAGATTTGAAATATATCCGGATTGTCCCCATCGTCTAGAGGCCTAGGACACGGGCCTTTCACGCCTGTAACCGCGGTTCGACTCCGCGTGGGGACGCCAATCTTTTTAAGAATCTGGGGTGGTTAGACTGCCTCAGATTTTTTTTATGAATAGACTTTCTTTGCGATCGTGAATTTCTATTTGACAAAGTTTCCAATACCGGACCGTCCGGTTCGATTTTCCTCTGAAAATATCCCTCCTCGAATTTTTGCATCCCATCCTTCTCTCTCAAGTAAAATTATAGAACTCTTAGTATTATGGTGTTATATTAACTCATGGGAAATTGGTCAGAGATTAAAACCGTATGACACTTTGTTGAGAAAGGAGAAAAATTATGCAGGATCGTTGGAAAGAAAAAATCATGTGCATGATTGTGTGTCCGCGGTGTGGAAGTTCACTGAAGGCGGACGATGAAAGGATTCTTTCAGTGTATGATCACGAACCAATATGCATGAAGTGTAAGAGCGAGGAGGAAAAACGTCCCGATTATGCTGAAATGTCGAAGGGCATGATTGGGCAGTGCATGATTGAGACGGAACTGATGCTAAGCGATCCGGGAGGATACTGCTATCATCATTTTAATCCGTATAAGTGCTGAAATTTCGAAAGTGATGTTCCGGATTAAAGCCAGCTCCGGTAAAGGACGCTCCTTGCCGGCGCTGGCTGTTCAATACAGACCGTACGCATAAAGGGAACCTTCACCGCCTGTCAGGTCCCGGGCTGCAGCGTAACGGCGATCTCCAGCGTCCGATTTTCGCGAAGCACCGTTATTTTCACCGTATCGCCTACGGCATAGTCATCCAGACGCGCAAGGAGTTTGCTGACGGTATCGACCTGCTTACCCTCGACAGACGTGATGATGTCCCCCGGTACAATCCCTCCGTCCGAGGTAATCAACGCCCCTTTCAGGCCGGCTTGTTCTGCCGCCGATCCTGAATATATCCTCAGGATCACAATTCCCTTCACACCTAAAAGGGGTTTCAGCCGCTCATTGAGCCCCTCATCCAATTGAATGCCGAGGGCAGGCCGGATGTATTTCCCCCGACGGATCAGCTGCGGCACAACGCGATTTACCGTATCGACAGGAACTGCGAATCCAATGCCGGCGCTGGCGCCGCTGGGGCTGTAAATGGCCGTGGTGATGCCGATGAGCCGCCCCGCGGAATCGAGCAGCGGACCACCGGAATTGCCTGGGTTAATGGCGGCATCGGTTTGAATCAAATGTTCAATGGCGACGCCATTGCCGCCGAGGGACCGATCCAGGGCTGAGACAATGCCGGTGGTGAGGGTCCAGTCCAAGCCAAAGGGGTTGCCGATCGCGAATACTTTTTGACCAACCTTCAGATCGTGACTCGTTCCCAATGGCACCGGCGGCGGCCGTTTGAAGCCGACACCAATCCTCAGTACGGCGATATCATGAGATGGGCTTGCCCCGACGAGGGCGGCCCTGTAGTCGCGACCGTCGCTAAGCCTCACCGTAGCCTCGCTCGCGCCTTTGATGACGTGAAAATTTGTAATGACATGTCCGGCTTCATCCCAGATAAAGCCGGAACCCGTGCCGCGTGGTACCGTGAAGACATTGCGTGTCCAGGCATCGCGCACCAACGCCTTGGTCGTGATGAAAACGACGGAGTCGCGGGATTTTTCAAAGAGTTCAATGGTTGCCTTCTCATCGGCTGCCAGATCACCCCGGGCGGCCACGGTGCGGGGCGAGGCATCAGGTTTCGGGGCAAACCAGTTCTGGATGTCCGGGTAGCCCCGCCAGAGAAAAAGCAGCAAAACACCTGCTAACGTATACCAGATGAGGCGGATGAAAAAACGGTTCCGTGTGATCATCGGGAGCCTTTCATGGTGAATCGGTATAAGTTCGACCGAAATTCATGCGCACAATTGAACGGATAAGGTCTGCTTCCCTATTGATGAATATGGGAGATGGGGGACTTGTGTGTCAAGGAAATTTTAGCCTGTATTTCTCTTTTGGAGTATTGCATTTTGAGAAGGACACAAAGGACCAAGGCCGTTTTA
Proteins encoded in this window:
- the xth gene encoding exodeoxyribonuclease III, whose amino-acid sequence is MDRFRIATYNVNSIRSRLPIVISWLKEYRPDVFCMQETKVADDRFPAEAFSDIGYSIVFRGNKQYNGVAVASREEPERVLVGLNAGGEDSAEDRLIAVRCSKVWVINTYVPQGRDKENPQFAYKLQWYDRFREFLEKNWSSDDSLIWCGDLNVAPESIDVHDPKRLLGHVCFTPEVWDAFARVKSWGLEDLFRKFHPGEPQNYTFFDYRVPRSVERKLGWRIDHILATPVLAERCNGCTIDLNSRLAEKPSDHVILFADFF
- a CDS encoding GAF domain-containing protein, with the translated sequence MGDILDMLKKNEEIAKKFLKVESALNSADTPSKLLETLLKQLEVEFNIPYVWFTFVQRTGNEDLIRHLAMAESLRGQVGILDEASFTEILPQKNLPVLANENLRPFYRLFPQTRKFFLKSIAVVPLILNGLLIGSLNLGDASPERYYPGMDTSLLQQLAGKVSEHLVRMVPPPRKKSGKSGVSQDLTGSEPGVSGSESEK
- a CDS encoding MFS transporter; its protein translation is MGIKRNLYWGWYVVLGAFLIMGINYGARYCFGIFVKPMSLEYGWSRSVISLGASLMILTYGIGGIFSGYLLDRMAPRRIMMIGATLASAGMILTGFVSSPWQYYLTYGLLCGAGSSCFGVVVCGSSVGKWFTTNRGIAIGTASVGIGVGTMILSPLLGYIVQASWQKGFLFLGLSIFIIVMGLAQGLMKKTPPDTEGLFPEGQLPKANPSHSETPLSSTDKLKSASSRTTEQPLSLAQVFRDSRFWLLALCYSLAVMAEMAIFVHQVAFAIDQGINRMAAAASLGFLGVASILGRFFFGWFSDRISDAKYASSIGFFMMAVGAAILMNAHSTTILLVYALFFGFGYGSIAPMMPILLADRFGLGVLGTTYGVLTFFAAGIGGSAGPLLCGIIYDRFGSYDYAWQINLSILIVITFLILILKPRVPNR
- a CDS encoding DEAD/DEAH box helicase; translated protein: MGKPPDGAFVPDEFQLQALEAISSNDCLVMAPTGSGKTWIAEQAILSVFQRGGRCWYASPLKALSNAKWVEFSHRFGAEHVGILTGDTKENPDAPIIVGTTEILRNQLYDVMQRGGDLRCDLVILDEAHYLGDRDRGVVWEEIMIYLPVRVNLLLLSATIGNGDEIAAWLSTTRKKTCAVIREEKRPVPLFPLFLHPSGRMMPLMESRKLYGKVTEYIVARKTRRLGKSAALDFGEVIHLMEAYDLLPAIFFLKSRSECDAALKSCTRLAEKPSDERFYYDLEELLSRFPFLRQHRQLQCLIDYRVAAHHGGQLPAWKFFVETMMKKGHLRAIFATSTVAAGVNYPARTIVLFNSDLFNGHEFCPLSGTEFHQMTGRAGRRGLDNIGFMLAVPGRFMDLIHVKKLLYEPPDEIVSQIRNDFSMVLNLLLSQTPETIRDIFENSLASYQHQKLNLWKEFLRHLEFLKAEGFVDASDRLTENGIWASQLRLDQPLLIAEGLRTRGFPEKDEKLLAALVAPFVYDSDQELLLDKRSISRKLSRAFIRLVRKLGPLTERMTESGFPVQPLYFWTSIAVYAWASGEDWDAILERLGVSDGEMAMLILRTADNLRQIASLKETHPEMADLAMKARDAILREPVVFEWEG
- a CDS encoding S1C family serine protease, which encodes MITRNRFFIRLIWYTLAGVLLLFLWRGYPDIQNWFAPKPDASPRTVAARGDLAADEKATIELFEKSRDSVVFITTKALVRDAWTRNVFTVPRGTGSGFIWDEAGHVITNFHVIKGASEATVRLSDGRDYRAALVGASPSHDIAVLRIGVGFKRPPPVPLGTSHDLKVGQKVFAIGNPFGLDWTLTTGIVSALDRSLGGNGVAIEHLIQTDAAINPGNSGGPLLDSAGRLIGITTAIYSPSGASAGIGFAVPVDTVNRVVPQLIRRGKYIRPALGIQLDEGLNERLKPLLGVKGIVILRIYSGSAAEQAGLKGALITSDGGIVPGDIITSVEGKQVDTVSKLLARLDDYAVGDTVKITVLRENRTLEIAVTLQPGT